In Brassica rapa cultivar Chiifu-401-42 chromosome A06, CAAS_Brap_v3.01, whole genome shotgun sequence, a single window of DNA contains:
- the LOC117126118 gene encoding uncharacterized protein LOC117126118 codes for MDLTVSDLLTSDMKWNKKRIEELLPLVAEEIQMIHPGNQATEDIYVWQPLQTGKYTAKSGYYTAAMKGQRIQEPVPDAFEWVKDIWNAKCSPKMKLFMWSIIQEAIPLGELLQRRGIQSEALCVRCKGVESTMHTFFNCPFAKEVWKLIPLRQVVHLATDVDFKKAVIAFRRQICLPPSGVSSTILPWVCWALWTARNTLLFEKRTFTPTEVATKAIRLAREWVNAQAYQTQSTNVLPHPKRKHQIRSDTGDTPTCKSDAAYDAQSRRAGLAWIINKPSGRMIHREPRTQNFVPSPLVAEALVLRAGLIDAVKLELPKLRMLSDNSTLVRAINNDAQAKEIFGIIKDIQQISSAFVEISFSHISRSFNEDADRLAKLSLSAF; via the coding sequence ATGGATCTTACGGTTTCAGACCTTCTAACCTCAGACATGAAATGGAACAAGAAGAGAATAGAAGAACTGTTACCCCTTGTGGCAGAGGAAATCCAGATGATCCACCCAGGGAACCAAGCCACGGAAGACATCTATGTGTGGCAACCACTACAAACAGGCAAGTACACAGCAAAGTCAGGTTACTATACAGCAGCTATGAAAGGACAACGTATACAAGAACCTGTACCTGATGCGTTTGAGTGGGTGAAAGACATATGGAACGCCAAGTGCTCGCCAAAGATGAAGCTCTTTATGTGGTCCATCATACAAGAAGCCATCCCCCTCGGAGAACTACTGCAACGAAGAGGAATTCAATCAGAGGCGCTCTGTGTAAGATGCAAAGGAGTAGAATCTACAATGCATACCTTCTTCAATTGCCCTTTTGCTAAGGAAGTCTGGAAACTAATCCCTTTACGACAGGTAGTTCACCTAGCTACGGATGTCGATTTCAAGAAGGCGGTGATTGCGTTCAGGAGACAAATATGCCTCCCACCTTCGGGAGTTTCCTCAACCATTCTACCATGGGTATGTTGGGCCTTGTGGACAGCTCGTAACACGCTCTTGTTTGAAAAGCGAACCTTTACTCCTACAGAAGTAGCAACCAAGGCGATAAGACTGGCAAGGGAATGGGTTAATGCACAAGCTTATCAGACACAATCAACGAACGTCTTACCCCATCCAAAAAGGAAGCATCAGATCAGAAGCGACACCGGCGATACTCCGACGTGCAAATCGGACGCAGCTTACGATGCTCAATCAAGGAGAGCTGGCCTCGCATGGATCATCAATAAGCCTTCAGGAAGAATGATCCACCGAGAACCGAGGACCCAAAACTTCGTGCCCTCACCTCTAGTAGCGGAAGCGCTGGTGCTCCGTGCTGGATTAATCGACGCAGTAAAGCTCGAGCTCCCTAAGCTCCGGATGCTCTCTGACAACTCAACGCTCgttagagcaatcaacaacgaCGCGCAGGCGAAGGAGATCTTTGGTATCATCAAGGATATTCAACAAATCTCTTCTGCGTTTGTCGAGATTTCGTTTTCACACATCTCGCGTTCTTTCAACGAAGATGCCGATCGCTTAGCTAAACTATCTCTTTCAGCTTTTTAA
- the LOC103874713 gene encoding hypersensitive-induced response protein 1 — MGNLFCCVQVDQSTVAIKETFGKFEEVLEPGCHFLPWCLGQQVAGYLSLRLQQLDVRCETKTKDNVFVNVVASIQYRALANNANDAFYKLSNTRSQIQAYVFDVIRASVPKLILDDVFEQKNEIAKAVEEELEKAMSAYGFEIVQTLIVDIEPDEHVKRAMNEINAAARMRLAANEKAEAEKILQIKRAEGEAEAKYLSGLGIARQRQAIVDGLRDSVLGFSVNVPGTTAKDVMDMVLVTQYFDTMKEIGASSKSSAVFIPHGPGAVRDVATQIRDGLLQGSFADQS, encoded by the exons ATGGGGAATTTATTTTGCTGTGTACAAGTGGACCAATCAACGGTGGCGATAAAAGAAACGTTTGGGAAGTTCGAAGAGGTTCTTGAGCCTGGTTGCCATTTTCTCCCTTGGTGTCTTGGTCAGCAAGTCGCTGGTTACCTCTCTCTCAGGCTTCAGCAGTTGGATGTTCGCTGCGAGACCAAGACAAAG GACAATGTGTTTGTTAACGTTGTTGCATCGATTCAATACCGTGCATTGGCTAATAATGCTAACGATGCCTTCTACAAGCTCAGTAACACAAGGAGCCAGATCCAAGCTTACGTCTTTGATG TTATCAGAGCAAGTGTCCCCAAGCTGATTCTGGATGATGTCTTTGAGCAGAAGAATGAAATTGCCAAAGCTGTTGAAGAGGAGCTCGAGAAG GCAATGTCTGCTTACGGTTTTGAGATTGTCCAAACTCTCATTGTTGACATCGAGCCTGACGAACATGTCAAACGAGCCATGAACGAAATCAACGCTG CTGCAAGGATGAGGTTGGCTGCCAACGAAAAGGCTGAGGCTGAGAAAATCCTGCAGATCAAGCGCGCTGAAGGTGAAGCCGAGGCCAAGTACCTTTCTGGTCTTGGTATCGCTCGTCAGAGGCAAGCCATCGTTGACGGGCTACGCGACAGTGTCTTGGGCTTCTCTGTGAATGTTCCCGGGACAACTGCTAAAGATGTCATGGACATGGTGCTCGTTACGCAGTACTTTGACACCATGAAGGAGATTGGTGCCAGTTCCAAATCCTCTGCTGTGTTCATTCCCCACGGACCAGGAGCGGTTCGTGATGTGGCTACTCAGATCAGAGATGGCCTCCTTCAAGGCTCGTTCGCAGACCAGTCTTGA
- the LOC103874714 gene encoding protein PXR1: MGETEEKEVKKNHGDKEEEHNKAEKADKKEKKKDKDKKDKNEDDKKGGGEEGEDQEKKSKKKDKKTKKEKNPEDKKDPEKLKMKLQKIEEKIQAMVLKKDEIVKLIHDAEQAKASAVATDAPPPTN, from the coding sequence ATGGGAGAAACAGAAGAGAAAGAAGTGAAGAAGAATCATGGTGATAAAGAAGAGGAACACAACAAGGCTGAGAAGGCAGataagaaggagaagaagaaggataaAGATAAGAAGGATAAGAACGAGGACGATAAAAAAGGTGGAGGAGAAGAAGGTGAAGatcaagagaagaagagcaagaagaaagataagaagacgaagaaagaaaagaacCCTGAAGACAAGAAAGATCCAGAGAAGTTGAAGATGAAGCTTCAGAAGATTGAAGAAAAGATTCAAGCTATGGTCTTAAAGAAAGATGAGATTGTTAAGCTTATTCATGATGCTGAACAAGCTAAAGCTAGTGCAGTGGCAACAGATGCACCACCACCAACTAATTAA
- the LOC103874715 gene encoding YLP motif-containing protein 1 isoform X1: MDNNNFQNYHQWRQGPTQPNICPVCTAPHFPFCQPSAFPHNPNFPPHFNPPRPGFDSFAAPPARPQNHYPLGDPRPWQPHHANQWRPVSDHRGVVDCDREADRSYKRARIDAIGGGQISWEDERRLKMVRDHGYGVAPPPPHHPPPYGGYFGGPNGQPPLPVSPPPPLPPMVPPSASYPQMPNASPSLAPTLSKVIDVSHLLKPPHRSTRPDHFVIILRGLPGSGKSYLAKLLRDIEVENGGSAPRIHSMDDYFMTEVEKVEESDSASSNSGRSKRSVVKKVMEYCYEPEMEEAYRSSMLKAFKRTLEDGAFSFVIVDDRNLRVPDFAQFWATAKRSGYEAYILEATYKDPTGCAARNVHGITLDQVQQMAEQWEEAPSLYMQLDIKSLKRWDDLKESGIEEVDMDMEDDFALPERKSDNHTQSEGKGATEESYINERKWEEEPSSRTEVKELSKSKWSNVEEDDETEKSQSTRRNSKSLSKSSQERLTKGKTVWWGDKGGDAGFSIGARNMNMPSLVIGPGSGYNLKSNPLSEAESRALVDAIGKAKVRGIFQDQLRAERESFKAVFDKRHGTSYNSKDE; encoded by the exons ATGGATAATAATAACTTCCAGAACTACCATCAATGGCGTCAAGGACCAACACAGCCAAACATATGCCCCGTTTGCACGGCGCCGCACTTCCCTTTCTGCCAACCCTCTGCTTTCCCGCACAACCCTAACTTCCCTCCTCACTTCAATCCGCCGCGTCCTGGGTTCGACTCCTTCGCGGCACCACCGGCTCGACCGCAAAATCACTATCCGCTCGGTGATCCAAGGCCGTGGCAACCTCACCACGCGAATCAATGGCGACCGGTTTCTGATCATCGTGGTGTCGTTGATTGCGACAGGGAAGCTGATCGGAGCTACAAGAGAGCTCGGATTGATGCGATCGGAGGCGGTCAGATCTCCTGGGAGGACGAGCGGAGGTTGAAGATGGTAAGGGATCATGGTTACGGTGTAGCTCCTCCTCCGCCTCATCATCCACCGCCGTACGGAGGCTATTTCGGTGGTCCTAATGGTCAGCCTCCGCTTCCTGTTTCGCCACCACCGCCTTTGCCTCCGATGGTCCCTCCATCTGCATCGTATCCTCAGATGCCAAATGCTTCC CCTTCTTTAGCACCAACTCTGTCTAAAGTGATTGATGTGTCCCATTTGCTGAAGCCTCCTCATCGATCCACACGTCCTGATCATTTTGTAATTATCCTTCGAGGACTACCAG GTAGTGGGAAGAGTTATTTAGCCAAGTTGTTGCGTGACATCGAGGTAGAAAATGGCGGTAGTGCTCCACGAATCCATTCTATGGATGATTACTTCATGACTGAAGTCGAGAAG GTTGAGGAGAGTGATTCGGCTTCTTCAAACTCTGGTAGAAGCAAGAGGTCTGTTGTGAAGAAGGTCATGGAATACTGTTACGAACCTGAGATGGAAGAG GCGTATCGTTCAAGCATGCTGAAAGCTTTTAAGAGGACTCTTGAAGATGGGGCTTTCAGCTTTGTAATCG TGGATGACCGTAATCTGCGGGTACCTGATTTTGCTCAATTTTGGGCAACAGCAAAG aGATCTGGATATGAAGCTTACATACTGGAAGCAACATACAAGGACCCAACT GGATGCGCAGCAAGAAACGTACATGGTATCACACTGGATCAAGTACAGCAGATGGCAGAACAGTGGGAAGAAGCTCCATCGTTGTACATGCAACTGGATATCAAG TCTTTGAAGCGATGGGATGACCTAAAGGAGAGTGGAATCGAGGAG GTGGACATGGACATGGAAGATGACTTTGCGCTGCCAGAAAGAAAATCTGATAACCACACCCAGTCAGAAGGAAAAGGTGCAACAGAAG AGTCTTACATAAACGAGAGGAAATGGGAAGAAGAACCCAGCTCCCGTACAGAAGTAAAAGAACTAAGTAAAAGTAAATGGTCAAATGTGGAGGAAGACGATGAAACAGAGAAATCTCAAAGtacaagaagaaactcaaaatCACTTTCCAAGTCAAGCCAAGAACGCTTGACGAAAGGTAAAACTGTTTGGTGGGGCGATAAG GGAGGAGATGCAGGGTTTTCAATTGGTGCAAGGAATATGAACATGCCTTCTTTAGTGATAGGTCCCGGATCAGGATATAACTTG AAATCGAATCCGCTATCGGAAGCAGAGAGCCGTGCACTCGTTGATGCAATTGGAAAAGCAAAGGTAAGAGGAATCTTCCAAGATCAGCTAAGAGCAGAGCGCGAGTCTTTCAAAGCTGTTTTTGACAAGAGACATGGTACATCTTACAATTCAAAGGACGAGTAA
- the LOC103874715 gene encoding YLP motif-containing protein 1 isoform X2, with protein sequence MDNNNFQNYHQWRQGPTQPNICPVCTAPHFPFCQPSAFPHNPNFPPHFNPPRPGFDSFAAPPARPQNHYPLGDPRPWQPHHANQWRPVSDHRGVVDCDREADRSYKRARIDAIGGGQISWEDERRLKMVRDHGYGVAPPPPHHPPPYGGYFGGPNGQPPLPVSPPPPLPPMVPPSASYPQMPNASPSLAPTLSKVIDVSHLLKPPHRSTRPDHFVIILRGLPGSGKSYLAKLLRDIEVENGGSAPRIHSMDDYFMTEVEKVEESDSASSNSGRSKRSVVKKVMEYCYEPEMEEAYRSSMLKAFKRTLEDGAFSFVIVDDRNLRVPDFAQFWATAKRSGYEAYILEATYKDPTGCAARNVHGITLDQVQQMAEQWEEAPSLYMQLDIKSLKRWDDLKESGIEEVVDMDMEDDFALPERKSDNHTQSEGKGATEESYINERKWEEEPSSRTEVKELSKSKWSNVEEDDETEKSQSTRRNSKSLSKSSQERLTKGRRCRVFNWCKEYEHAFFSDRSRIRI encoded by the exons ATGGATAATAATAACTTCCAGAACTACCATCAATGGCGTCAAGGACCAACACAGCCAAACATATGCCCCGTTTGCACGGCGCCGCACTTCCCTTTCTGCCAACCCTCTGCTTTCCCGCACAACCCTAACTTCCCTCCTCACTTCAATCCGCCGCGTCCTGGGTTCGACTCCTTCGCGGCACCACCGGCTCGACCGCAAAATCACTATCCGCTCGGTGATCCAAGGCCGTGGCAACCTCACCACGCGAATCAATGGCGACCGGTTTCTGATCATCGTGGTGTCGTTGATTGCGACAGGGAAGCTGATCGGAGCTACAAGAGAGCTCGGATTGATGCGATCGGAGGCGGTCAGATCTCCTGGGAGGACGAGCGGAGGTTGAAGATGGTAAGGGATCATGGTTACGGTGTAGCTCCTCCTCCGCCTCATCATCCACCGCCGTACGGAGGCTATTTCGGTGGTCCTAATGGTCAGCCTCCGCTTCCTGTTTCGCCACCACCGCCTTTGCCTCCGATGGTCCCTCCATCTGCATCGTATCCTCAGATGCCAAATGCTTCC CCTTCTTTAGCACCAACTCTGTCTAAAGTGATTGATGTGTCCCATTTGCTGAAGCCTCCTCATCGATCCACACGTCCTGATCATTTTGTAATTATCCTTCGAGGACTACCAG GTAGTGGGAAGAGTTATTTAGCCAAGTTGTTGCGTGACATCGAGGTAGAAAATGGCGGTAGTGCTCCACGAATCCATTCTATGGATGATTACTTCATGACTGAAGTCGAGAAG GTTGAGGAGAGTGATTCGGCTTCTTCAAACTCTGGTAGAAGCAAGAGGTCTGTTGTGAAGAAGGTCATGGAATACTGTTACGAACCTGAGATGGAAGAG GCGTATCGTTCAAGCATGCTGAAAGCTTTTAAGAGGACTCTTGAAGATGGGGCTTTCAGCTTTGTAATCG TGGATGACCGTAATCTGCGGGTACCTGATTTTGCTCAATTTTGGGCAACAGCAAAG aGATCTGGATATGAAGCTTACATACTGGAAGCAACATACAAGGACCCAACT GGATGCGCAGCAAGAAACGTACATGGTATCACACTGGATCAAGTACAGCAGATGGCAGAACAGTGGGAAGAAGCTCCATCGTTGTACATGCAACTGGATATCAAG TCTTTGAAGCGATGGGATGACCTAAAGGAGAGTGGAATCGAGGAGGT GGTGGACATGGACATGGAAGATGACTTTGCGCTGCCAGAAAGAAAATCTGATAACCACACCCAGTCAGAAGGAAAAGGTGCAACAGAAG AGTCTTACATAAACGAGAGGAAATGGGAAGAAGAACCCAGCTCCCGTACAGAAGTAAAAGAACTAAGTAAAAGTAAATGGTCAAATGTGGAGGAAGACGATGAAACAGAGAAATCTCAAAGtacaagaagaaactcaaaatCACTTTCCAAGTCAAGCCAAGAACGCTTGACGAAAG GGAGGAGATGCAGGGTTTTCAATTGGTGCAAGGAATATGAACATGCCTTCTTTAGTGATAGGTCCCGGATCAGGATATAA
- the LOC103874720 gene encoding uncharacterized protein LOC103874720 isoform X1, with protein MQTSRLLSLSSNSPSFGSFSSAVDLASIAARVVEEFRDQEQRSDSHRDNNDEDDNNFEFAFDCPSRRCSHPLATADEIFCNGQIRPSNPYSGGTENTTVDGKGGGESSPESTVPRRRRPALRKLMSEERDQTSNSSSEEADDDLTGVPPETYCVWTPKHSRDDDLQRLSSSPSHSKIKSHSAGFSKRWKLRNLLYARSSSEGNDKLVFPAPVKKGDETASSDQEEQLSKSKVVVGEEEKESEGTKRQPFVPYRKDMMGIIKNVNGLSRHLRLVKERRNKNRRRGL; from the coding sequence ATGCAGACGAGCCGTTTACTCTCCCTTTCCTCCAACTCACCGAGCTTCGGCAGTTTCTCTTCCGCCGTAGACCTCGCCTCAATCGCCGCTCGAGTCGTGGAGGAGTTCAGAGACCAGGAGCAACGATCAGACTCCCACCGCGACAACAACGACGAGGATGATAATAATTTCGAGTTCGCCTTCGACTGTCCTAGCCGCAGGTGCTCTCATCCCCTCGCTACCGCCGACGAGATTTTCTGTAACGGTCAGATCCGTCCGTCGAATCCTTACAGTGGTGGAACGGAGAACACTACGGTGGACGGGAAAGGCGGAGGAGAATCTTCACCGGAGAGTACGGTCCCGCGACGTCGTCGTCCTGCGCTTAGAAAGTTGATGAGCGAGGAGCGGGATCAAACGTCGAATTCTTCGTCGGAGGAGGCCGATGATGATCTAACCGGAGTTCCACCGGAGACTTACTGCGTGTGGACACCAAAACACTCCAGGGACGACGATCTCCAACGACTCTCGTCTTCTCCATCGCATAGCAAAATCAAAAGCCACTCCGCGGGATTCTCTAAACGATGGAAGCTACGGAACCTTCTCTACGCGAGAAGCAGCAGCGAAGGGAACGACAAGCTCGTGTTTCCAGCGCCGGTTAAGAAGGGAGATGAAACTGCTAGCTCCGATCAAGAAGAACAGCTGTCGAAGTCGAAGGTTGTGGTCGGAGAGGAAGAAAAGGAAAGCGAAGGGACGAAACGACAGCCGTTTGTGCCGTATAGAAAGGATATGATGGGgataataaaaaatgttaatgGGCTTAGTCGTCATTTACGTCTCGTGAAggagagaagaaacaaaaatcgAAGACGTGGACTTTAA
- the LOC103874720 gene encoding uncharacterized protein LOC103874720 isoform X2 translates to MQTSRLLSLSSNSPSFGSFSSAVDLASIAARVVEEFRDQEQRSDSHRDNNDEDDNNFEFAFDCPSRRCSHPLATADEIFCNGQIRPSNPYSGGTENTTVDGKGGGESSPESTVPRRRRPALRKLMSEERDQTSNSSSEEADDDLTGVPPETYCVWTPKHSRDDDLQRLSSSPSHSKIKSHSAGFSKRWKLRNLLYARSSSEGNDKLVFPAPVKKGDETASSDQEEQLSKSKVVVGEEEKESEGTKRQPFVPYRKDMMGIIKNVNGLSRHLRLF, encoded by the exons ATGCAGACGAGCCGTTTACTCTCCCTTTCCTCCAACTCACCGAGCTTCGGCAGTTTCTCTTCCGCCGTAGACCTCGCCTCAATCGCCGCTCGAGTCGTGGAGGAGTTCAGAGACCAGGAGCAACGATCAGACTCCCACCGCGACAACAACGACGAGGATGATAATAATTTCGAGTTCGCCTTCGACTGTCCTAGCCGCAGGTGCTCTCATCCCCTCGCTACCGCCGACGAGATTTTCTGTAACGGTCAGATCCGTCCGTCGAATCCTTACAGTGGTGGAACGGAGAACACTACGGTGGACGGGAAAGGCGGAGGAGAATCTTCACCGGAGAGTACGGTCCCGCGACGTCGTCGTCCTGCGCTTAGAAAGTTGATGAGCGAGGAGCGGGATCAAACGTCGAATTCTTCGTCGGAGGAGGCCGATGATGATCTAACCGGAGTTCCACCGGAGACTTACTGCGTGTGGACACCAAAACACTCCAGGGACGACGATCTCCAACGACTCTCGTCTTCTCCATCGCATAGCAAAATCAAAAGCCACTCCGCGGGATTCTCTAAACGATGGAAGCTACGGAACCTTCTCTACGCGAGAAGCAGCAGCGAAGGGAACGACAAGCTCGTGTTTCCAGCGCCGGTTAAGAAGGGAGATGAAACTGCTAGCTCCGATCAAGAAGAACAGCTGTCGAAGTCGAAGGTTGTGGTCGGAGAGGAAGAAAAGGAAAGCGAAGGGACGAAACGACAGCCGTTTGTGCCGTATAGAAAGGATATGATGGGgataataaaaaatgttaatgGGCTTAGTCGTCATTTACGTCTC TTTT
- the LOC103874719 gene encoding 1-deoxy-D-xylulose 5-phosphate reductoisomerase, chloroplastic, which translates to MMTLNSLSPSAESISLCFLDTSRFNQTPKLPGGCSLRKRNQGRGFGKGVVKCSVKVQQQQQQQPPPPAWPGRAVPEPPRQSWDGPKPISIVGSTGSIGTQTLDIVAENPDKFRVVALAAGSNVALLADQVKRFKPALVAVRNESLVDELKEALAGLDYKPEIIPGEQGVIEVARHPDAVTVVTGIVGCAGLKPTVAAIEAGKDIALANKETLIAGGPFVLPLANKHNVKILPADSEHSAIFQCIQGLPEGALRKIILTASGGAFRDWPVEKLKEVKVADALKHPNWSMGKKITVDSATLFNKGLEVIEAHYLFGAEYDDIEIVIHPQSIIHSMIETQDSSVLAQLGWPDMRLPILYTMSWPDRVPCSEVTWPRLDLCKLGSLTFKKPDNVKYPSMDLAYAAGRAGGTMTGVLSAANEKAVEMFIDEKISYLDIFKVVELTCDKHRSELVTSPSLEEIVHYDLWAREYAANVQLSSGARPVPA; encoded by the exons ATGATGACACTTAACTCACTCTCTCCATCGGCTGAATCCATATCTCTTTGTTTCTTGGATACCTCCAGGTTCAACCAAACCCCCAAACTTCCAG GTGGGTGTAGCTTGAGGAAGAGGAATCAAGGGAGAGGTTTTGGAAAAGGAGTCGTCAAGTGTTCCGTGAAAGTgcaacagcagcagcagcagcaacctCCTCCTCCGGCATGGCCTGGGAGAGCTGTTCCCGAGCCGCCTCGTCAATCTTGGGATGGACCTAAACCCATCTCCATCGTTGGATCTACTGGTTCCATTGGCACTCAG ACATTGGATATAGTCGCCGAGAATCCTGACAAATTTAGAGTCGTGGCTCTAGCTGCTGGTTCGAATGTTGCTCTCCTTGCTGATCAG GTAAAGAGATTTAAACCTGCATTGGTTGCTGTTAGAAACGAGTCATTGGTCGATGAGCTTAAAGAGGCTTTAGCCGGTTTGGACTATAAACCTGAGATCATTCCTGGGGAGCAAGGAGTCATTGAGGTTGCCCGTCACCCTGACGCTGTAACTGTTGTTACCGGTATTGTAGGTTGCGCAGGTCTAAAG CCTACGGTTGCTGCAATTGAAGCGGGAAAGGACATTGCCCTTGCAAACAAAGAGACACTAATAGCAGGTGGCCCCTTCGTGCTTCCACTTGCCAACAAACATAATGTTAAGATCCTTCCAGCTGATTCAGAACATTCAGCTATATTTCAG TGTATTCAAGGTTTGCCTGAAGGCGCTCTGCGCAAGATAATCTTGACTGCATCTGGTGGAGCTTTTAg AGATTGGCCAGTTGAAAAGCTCAAGGAAGTTAAAGTAGCAGATGCGTTGAAGCATCCTAACTGGAGCATGGGAAAGAAAATCACAGTCGACTCAGCTACTCTTTTCAACAAG GGTCTTGAGGTCATTGAAGCTCATTATTTGTTTGGAGCTGAGTATGACGATATAGAGATTGTCATTCATCCTCAGAGTATCATACACTCCATGATTGAAACTCAG GATTCATCTGTGCTTGCTCAACTGGGATGGCCTGATATGCGTTTGCCGATTCTCTACACCATGTCATGGCCCGACAGGGTTCCTTGTTCTGAAGTAACTTGGCCAAGACTTGACCTTTGCAA ACTGGGTTCGTTGACGTTCAAGAAACCAGATAATGTGAAATATCCATCAATGGATCTTGCTTATGCTGCGGGACGAGCTGGAGGTACTATGACTGGAGTTCTCAGTGCAGCTAACGAGAAAGCTGTTGAAATGTTCATTGATGaaaa GATAAGTTATTTGGATATCTTCAAGGTGGTGGAATTAACATGTGATAAACATCGAAGTGAGTTGGTAACATCGCCGTCTCTTGAAGAGATTGTTCACTATGACTTGTGGGCGCGTGAATACGCTGCGAATGTACAGCTTTCTTCTGGTGCGAGGCCAGTTCCTGCCTGA
- the LOC103874861 gene encoding uncharacterized protein LOC103874861, with protein sequence MELVPWILWRLWKNRNEFQFKERDYDAVSTLNKAREDAEDWKRGNEVELKEVKKSAPTGHCHKWKPPPATWVKCNSDGSWKKDRDQSGVGWVSRDQNGRLMWAGAKAIQHVGSVIECEAEAIRWAVATLFGFGYRRVIFESDSLTFCRMIREEEEVWPLLSPILQSITHMLKANLEFRVEYGLREGNKVVDRIAKESFSSMNYVPKLYSVTPMWLKDVVEADMPMEFVNSR encoded by the coding sequence ATGGAGTTAGTGCCTTGGATTTTGTGGAGACTATGGAAGAACAGGAATGAGTTTCAGTTTAAAGAGAGGGATTATGATGCGGTTAGTACCCTGAATAAGGCTAGAGAAGACGCAGAGGATTGGAAGAGAGGTAATGAGGTGGAATTGAAAGAGGTTAAGAAAAGTGCCCCCACGGGTCATTGTCATAAATGGAAACCTCCACCAGCCACATGGGTGAAATGTAACTCCGACGGGTCTTGGAAAAAAGACAGAGACCAAAGTGGAGTTGGCTGGGTGAGTAGGGATCAAAATGGCAGGCTGATGTGGGCTGGAGCTAAGGCAATTCAGCATGTGGGATCAGTTATAGAGTGTGAAGCAGAAGCGATTAGATGGGCAGTAGCAACATTATTTGGCTTTGGGTATAGGAGGGTGATATTTGAATCGGATTCATTGACATTTTGTAGGATGatccgagaagaagaagaagtttggCCTCTGCTATCACCAATTCTGCAGAGTATTACACACATGCTGAAGGCAAATCTAGAATTTAGAGTGGAGTATGGTCTAAGAGAGGGTAATAAGGTGGTTGACAGAATAGCAAAGGAGTCTTTTTCTTCTATGAATTATGTTCCCAAGTTATATTCTGTAACACCTATGTGGTTGAAAGATGTAGTAGAGGCTGATATGCCTATGGAGTTTGTAAACAGTCGGTAA